A genome region from Bacteroidota bacterium includes the following:
- the cysS gene encoding cysteine--tRNA ligase encodes MGSTLFLYNTLSRKKEEFVPVHAPHVGMYVCGPTVYGDAHLGHARPAITFDLLFRYLKHVGYKVRYVRNITDVGHLEHDADEGEDKIALKARLEQLEPMEVVQRYTNNYHHDMELLNVLPPSIEPRASGHIIEQQAMVQKILDNGYAYISNGSVYFDVEKYNQKYHYGKLSGRVLDDLMEYTRELSGQEEKHNSYDFALWKKADPKHIMHWPSKWSEGFPGWHLECSVMSTKYLGNYFDIHGGGMDLLFPHHECEIAQTVAATGKESVKYWIHNNMITINGQKMGKSLGNFITLDELFSGNHKLLQQAYSPMTIRFFILQAHYRSTLDFSNEALQAAQKGMDRLFEAYHTLDKLSLSKVATVHPEELEQKCADAMNDDLNSPMVIAHLFDAVKTINSIYAGNESIDAAGLAKMKEIFNTYIFDLLGLKEEKAGSENNQLTSDLIELLLNLRMNAKAAKDFATSDKIRAELNRLGVEVKDKKDGFEWKIL; translated from the coding sequence CCCGTCCTGCAATTACATTCGACCTGCTGTTCAGGTACTTGAAGCATGTGGGTTATAAAGTAAGGTACGTGCGTAATATCACTGATGTAGGCCATCTGGAACATGATGCAGATGAAGGGGAAGATAAGATTGCCCTGAAGGCTCGCCTTGAGCAACTTGAACCTATGGAGGTAGTTCAACGGTATACCAACAACTACCATCATGATATGGAACTGCTGAATGTACTTCCTCCCAGCATTGAACCCAGGGCTTCCGGCCATATCATTGAGCAGCAGGCCATGGTTCAGAAAATACTTGATAATGGATATGCCTATATTTCCAACGGTTCTGTATATTTTGACGTGGAAAAATACAACCAGAAATATCATTACGGAAAACTTTCAGGCCGTGTACTTGATGATTTGATGGAATACACGCGAGAACTTTCCGGGCAGGAAGAGAAACATAACAGTTACGATTTTGCTTTATGGAAAAAAGCTGATCCCAAACATATCATGCACTGGCCTTCCAAATGGAGCGAAGGATTCCCGGGCTGGCACCTCGAATGCTCGGTGATGAGCACCAAATATCTGGGTAATTATTTTGATATTCATGGAGGCGGCATGGATCTTTTGTTTCCGCATCACGAATGTGAGATTGCCCAAACAGTGGCTGCTACAGGTAAAGAGTCGGTGAAGTACTGGATACACAACAATATGATTACCATCAACGGACAGAAGATGGGTAAATCATTGGGTAATTTTATTACCCTCGATGAGTTGTTCAGTGGAAATCATAAGCTTCTGCAACAGGCATACAGCCCGATGACCATCCGTTTTTTTATTTTGCAGGCCCATTACCGCAGTACGCTGGATTTTTCCAATGAAGCATTACAGGCTGCCCAGAAGGGCATGGATAGGCTTTTTGAAGCTTATCATACATTGGATAAGTTGTCCCTTTCTAAAGTTGCTACGGTTCATCCTGAAGAGCTGGAGCAAAAATGTGCTGATGCCATGAATGACGATCTCAACAGTCCGATGGTTATTGCACATCTTTTTGATGCCGTGAAGACAATCAATTCCATTTATGCCGGGAATGAAAGCATTGATGCTGCCGGGCTCGCAAAGATGAAAGAAATTTTCAATACTTATATTTTCGACCTGTTGGGTTTAAAAGAAGAAAAAGCCGGGAGCGAAAACAATCAGCTGACTAGCGATTTAATCGAATTGCTGCTTAATCTGCGCATGAATGCAAAAGCAGCCAAGGATTTTGCCACATCCGACAAAATCAGGGCAGAGCTCAACCGACTGGGGGTTGAGGTAAAGGATAAAAAAGACGGATTCGAATGGAAAATTCTTTAA